Proteins from a genomic interval of Symmachiella macrocystis:
- a CDS encoding cytochrome c3 family protein: MTVQDGSDHSEPHSSEEPAAKPSVLGAAVGVAILCLLVGGFVYLLMPRHERPPQPPKQTEDPQDLAMPKPQRDWHSGEYVGSQTCAECHPEIAEAYAQHPMANTLAPVADASPIELVEGDSTEFESHGRRYRVQRDGDRMIHTEFMTDADGELVYEQSEEVDYAVGSGENARTYMINYGGVMFESPITWYTEKGIWDLSPGYHDNPAQRFNRRILDGCVQCHSGHSIPTGDGTSARFEEQPFTELGISCERCHGPGKRHVEKFQADDWEAGDKSAEDMLIVNPSRLEGRLADSVCYQCHMGGKHRVLRKGKSYHDFRPGMATEDIWTVLVSPTQVSADGNAEFLSHVEQMESSACFRGSDGQMRCTTCHDPHRSPKPEERAAFYRQRCNSCHSDRGCSLPIEEREQPPALNSCAHCHLPSSGSSDIPHTSASDHRILRKPPTKRDVAQDSNRGVAWTIFDGSDQRMPQWEVQRTKALALAEQAMQESDQRLTIQAIAALEEALRHDPHDVELSSSLGVFYCITRNDAKAMSWLEAALQVDPHHELSLKNHGMMALQTGMLDKGQRSFESYLEVNQWDGTIFGPYAAILANTGHLQDAVKVAERGLRLDPTQLKLRGFAAQLYARLGDQEKSLQHREILQKIQKHLSDAEPKVD; the protein is encoded by the coding sequence ATGACTGTTCAAGACGGCTCCGATCACTCGGAACCACATTCCTCAGAGGAACCCGCTGCAAAACCGTCCGTCCTTGGGGCCGCCGTTGGTGTCGCCATCTTGTGCCTGCTGGTCGGTGGATTCGTCTATCTGTTGATGCCTCGTCATGAACGGCCTCCGCAACCGCCCAAGCAGACCGAAGATCCTCAGGATCTCGCAATGCCCAAGCCGCAGCGTGATTGGCATTCGGGTGAATATGTCGGCAGCCAAACCTGCGCCGAATGTCACCCCGAAATCGCGGAAGCATACGCGCAGCACCCGATGGCAAACACGCTGGCCCCAGTTGCTGATGCGTCTCCGATCGAACTCGTTGAGGGGGATTCCACCGAATTCGAGAGTCATGGGCGACGTTATCGAGTCCAGCGCGATGGCGACCGCATGATTCACACCGAATTCATGACCGACGCCGACGGCGAACTGGTTTACGAACAATCGGAAGAAGTGGACTATGCCGTCGGTTCTGGTGAGAATGCCAGGACCTATATGATTAACTATGGCGGGGTCATGTTCGAGTCCCCGATCACTTGGTACACCGAAAAAGGAATATGGGACCTCTCGCCGGGGTATCATGACAACCCGGCTCAACGCTTCAATCGCCGTATCCTTGATGGCTGTGTCCAGTGTCACTCCGGGCATTCCATTCCGACGGGGGATGGGACCTCAGCTCGTTTCGAAGAACAGCCGTTTACGGAACTTGGAATCAGTTGCGAGCGCTGCCATGGACCGGGAAAGCGGCACGTCGAAAAATTTCAAGCCGACGATTGGGAGGCTGGCGACAAGTCTGCTGAGGACATGCTGATTGTGAATCCCTCTCGACTCGAAGGGCGACTCGCGGACAGTGTCTGCTACCAATGTCACATGGGGGGAAAACATCGTGTCTTGCGAAAAGGCAAATCCTACCATGACTTCCGACCTGGGATGGCCACTGAAGACATCTGGACGGTGTTGGTTTCGCCAACGCAGGTATCGGCAGATGGCAACGCAGAGTTTCTTAGTCATGTCGAGCAAATGGAATCGAGTGCTTGTTTTCGCGGTTCTGATGGACAGATGCGCTGCACCACTTGTCACGACCCGCATCGTTCTCCCAAACCTGAGGAGCGAGCGGCATTCTATCGGCAGCGCTGCAATAGCTGTCATTCCGATCGCGGCTGCTCGCTTCCCATCGAAGAACGTGAACAACCGCCCGCACTCAATTCGTGCGCGCATTGTCATTTGCCATCATCCGGTTCCAGCGACATCCCACATACCTCGGCGTCGGACCACCGTATCTTACGGAAGCCTCCAACTAAGCGTGATGTGGCGCAGGATTCAAATCGAGGTGTGGCTTGGACAATTTTCGACGGCAGCGACCAACGTATGCCGCAGTGGGAAGTGCAACGTACCAAAGCTCTGGCACTGGCCGAACAGGCCATGCAAGAATCGGACCAACGACTCACGATCCAAGCCATTGCGGCACTGGAAGAGGCGTTGCGACACGACCCGCATGATGTAGAGTTATCCAGTAGTTTGGGCGTATTTTATTGCATCACGCGTAATGATGCAAAAGCAATGAGTTGGCTTGAAGCCGCTCTGCAGGTCGATCCGCATCACGAATTGAGCCTCAAGAACCATGGCATGATGGCGCTTCAAACCGGTATGCTAGACAAGGGACAACGTAGTTTCGAAAGCTATCTTGAAGTCAATCAGTGGGACGGCACAATTTTCGGCCCCTACGCGGCAATTCTAGCGAATACCGGTCACCTGCAGGATGCTGTGAAGGTCGCCGAACGTGGATTGCGACTCGACCCAACACAACTGAAACTTCGCGGTTTCGCCGCGCAATTGTACGCGCGCCTCGGCGATCAGGAGAAGAGCCTGCAACACCGTGAAATCTTGCAGAAGATTCAAAAACACCTAAGCGACGCTGAACCCAAGGTGGATTGA
- a CDS encoding c-type cytochrome, whose protein sequence is MNSPFQKVRDAKTRQPLMLFLLVCLVYLIAVGDRCMAGEPRDAVHPGYRILRTKAYLPPDFDDTVFDELWKQWPPELRDRAAAASSTQRREMLFTEYGLMPSPDAFGGGKALGYVDDGRGGWVMNCLTCHAGKVAGQVILGLPNSHLALQTLVEDVRATKIQMQKPLSHMDLGSLAMPLGTTNGTTNAVMFGVALEALRDDDLNVHLTNPQPKMLHHDMDAPPWWHLRKKQWIYADGFVAKSHRALMQFMLIPRNDAKTFKSWEADYRQILAWIETIQPPKYPFEIDDQLAEQGRVVFEATCSQCHGTYGEEWTYPERIVDIDELGTDPLRLQSLSPIYRRKYGRGWLADYDPTRVREHPGGYVAPPLDGIWATAPYFHNGSVPTLWHLLHPDQRPTVWRRSIDGYDTKRVGLEVAEFAELPGDVQSPRAARGFFKTRALGKSADGHRFPETLTETERYAVLEYLKTL, encoded by the coding sequence ATGAATAGTCCGTTCCAGAAAGTGCGGGACGCTAAAACCAGACAGCCGCTCATGCTCTTTCTGCTGGTCTGCTTGGTTTACCTCATTGCAGTTGGCGACCGCTGTATGGCCGGCGAACCGCGCGACGCGGTGCACCCCGGCTATCGCATTTTGCGCACCAAGGCCTACTTGCCCCCCGATTTCGATGACACGGTGTTCGACGAATTATGGAAGCAATGGCCGCCGGAACTGCGTGATCGCGCCGCCGCAGCCTCCTCCACGCAGCGCCGCGAAATGCTGTTCACCGAATACGGCTTGATGCCCTCGCCGGATGCTTTTGGCGGTGGTAAAGCCCTGGGGTATGTCGATGACGGTCGCGGGGGCTGGGTGATGAACTGTTTGACTTGCCATGCCGGCAAAGTCGCCGGTCAAGTGATTCTAGGTTTACCGAATTCGCATTTGGCGCTGCAAACCTTGGTCGAGGATGTGCGGGCCACCAAAATTCAGATGCAGAAACCGCTATCCCATATGGATCTGGGATCATTGGCCATGCCGCTTGGGACGACCAACGGCACCACCAATGCGGTCATGTTTGGTGTCGCTTTAGAGGCACTGCGCGACGATGATTTGAACGTCCATCTCACCAATCCGCAGCCCAAAATGCTGCATCACGATATGGACGCGCCTCCATGGTGGCATCTCCGCAAAAAGCAATGGATTTACGCCGACGGTTTCGTCGCCAAATCGCATCGCGCCCTGATGCAATTCATGCTCATTCCACGCAACGATGCCAAGACCTTTAAGAGTTGGGAAGCAGACTACCGGCAAATCCTCGCCTGGATCGAAACCATCCAGCCTCCCAAGTATCCCTTTGAAATCGACGATCAACTCGCCGAACAAGGCCGCGTGGTTTTCGAAGCAACTTGTTCCCAGTGCCATGGTACCTATGGTGAGGAATGGACCTATCCTGAGCGGATTGTCGACATCGATGAACTCGGCACCGACCCATTGCGGTTGCAGTCGCTCTCGCCTATCTACCGCCGCAAATACGGCCGTGGCTGGTTGGCCGACTATGATCCCACCCGCGTCCGTGAGCATCCGGGCGGATACGTCGCTCCGCCGCTAGATGGTATCTGGGCGACCGCTCCTTATTTTCACAACGGTTCGGTCCCCACATTGTGGCATCTGCTGCATCCCGATCAGCGGCCGACGGTGTGGCGACGAAGTATCGACGGCTACGACACCAAACGGGTGGGCCTAGAGGTTGCTGAATTCGCGGAACTTCCCGGCGATGTACAATCGCCGCGGGCGGCCCGCGGATTTTTTAAGACGCGGGCATTAGGAAAAAGTGCCGACGGTCATCGATTTCCCGAAACACTCACCGAAACAGAGCGCTACGCCGTGTTGGAGTATTTGAAAACGCTGTAA
- a CDS encoding YjhG/YagF family D-xylonate dehydratase: MTLELADLLADDNDAVYDIQTTGAGPAGSLPLNDEMLRHSPSGDLFGLTQNAGMGWDPQQLLWPQYLILSTQGGIRGEDGQPIALGYHTGHWEVGLLMRAAAERLVALKCLPFAAYVSDPCDGRTQGTTGMMDSLAYRNDAAVVMRRLIRSLPTRRGVLGVATCDKGLPAMMLALAAQHDLPGVLIPGGVTLPPTVGEDAGKVQTIGARFAHGEITLQEAAEAGCRACGSAGGGCQFLGTAATAQVIGEALGMTLPHAALAPSGQPIWLQMASQSATAVVEQEAAGLKMSDILTDAALHNAMVVHAAVGGSTNLLLHLPAVAFAAGLKRPTVTDWNRINRQVPRIVDVLPNGPVGHTTIRVFLAGGVPEIMLHLQRLDLLDLTATTVTGQSLGDVLAWWEKSERRERLREELRRRDGIDPNDVIMTPDQARARGLTSTVTFPVGNLAPEGSVIKSTAIDPSVVDEDGVYRKCGPARVFHRERDAIAAVKGQTDNPVKAGDVVVLCCRGPLGAGMEETYQITSALKHLPFGKEVAVITDARFSGVSTGACIGHVGPEALAGGPIGKVHDGDLIEIVIDREELTGTINLVGHAEETFGAEQGAALLASRTSQQPLTADDNLPDDTRLWALLQQVGGGTWGGCVYDVDAIEEVLQAGMESLKKKRDHAET, encoded by the coding sequence ATGACTTTGGAATTAGCCGACCTGCTCGCCGATGACAATGACGCGGTTTACGATATTCAAACAACCGGCGCCGGCCCGGCGGGAAGTTTGCCGCTCAACGACGAGATGCTGCGGCACAGTCCCAGCGGCGACCTCTTCGGATTGACGCAAAACGCCGGCATGGGCTGGGATCCGCAACAGTTGTTGTGGCCCCAGTATCTGATCCTCAGCACCCAAGGCGGGATTCGCGGAGAAGACGGCCAACCGATTGCTTTGGGATATCACACCGGCCACTGGGAAGTCGGCCTGTTAATGCGCGCCGCCGCGGAACGGTTAGTGGCTTTGAAATGTTTGCCGTTCGCGGCATACGTGAGCGATCCTTGTGATGGTCGCACACAAGGCACGACCGGCATGATGGATTCATTAGCCTATCGCAACGATGCGGCTGTGGTGATGCGGCGCTTGATCCGCTCGCTACCGACGCGTCGCGGCGTGCTTGGCGTGGCGACCTGTGATAAGGGACTTCCGGCGATGATGCTCGCGTTGGCCGCACAACACGATTTGCCGGGGGTATTGATCCCCGGCGGCGTGACCTTGCCGCCCACGGTTGGCGAGGATGCGGGCAAGGTGCAAACCATCGGCGCACGTTTTGCTCACGGAGAAATCACACTCCAAGAAGCCGCCGAAGCAGGGTGCCGCGCGTGCGGTTCCGCGGGAGGCGGCTGCCAATTCCTCGGCACGGCCGCCACGGCGCAGGTCATCGGCGAAGCCTTAGGTATGACATTACCGCACGCAGCCTTGGCTCCGTCCGGGCAACCGATTTGGCTGCAAATGGCCAGTCAATCGGCGACAGCGGTTGTGGAACAGGAAGCGGCCGGATTAAAAATGTCGGACATTCTCACCGATGCCGCCCTACACAACGCCATGGTGGTCCATGCGGCTGTGGGAGGGTCCACCAATCTGTTGTTGCATCTGCCCGCCGTTGCCTTTGCGGCGGGATTAAAGCGGCCCACCGTAACGGATTGGAACCGAATCAATCGTCAAGTACCGCGCATTGTGGACGTGTTGCCCAACGGCCCGGTCGGGCATACCACCATCCGCGTATTCCTTGCCGGCGGTGTCCCGGAAATCATGTTGCACCTGCAGCGACTCGATTTGTTGGATCTCACTGCGACCACCGTCACCGGCCAATCGCTGGGGGACGTACTCGCTTGGTGGGAGAAATCCGAGCGCCGCGAACGACTGCGCGAGGAATTGCGCCGCCGCGATGGCATCGACCCCAACGATGTCATCATGACACCCGATCAAGCCCGCGCGCGGGGACTGACCAGCACGGTAACATTCCCCGTGGGCAATCTGGCGCCCGAAGGGTCAGTGATCAAAAGCACCGCCATCGATCCCTCCGTCGTCGACGAGGATGGCGTGTACCGCAAATGCGGACCGGCACGAGTGTTTCATCGCGAACGAGATGCCATCGCCGCCGTCAAAGGACAGACCGACAATCCGGTCAAAGCGGGCGATGTCGTGGTTCTCTGTTGCCGCGGACCATTAGGGGCGGGCATGGAGGAGACCTATCAAATCACCTCGGCACTCAAACATCTTCCTTTTGGTAAAGAGGTCGCTGTAATCACCGATGCCCGGTTTTCAGGCGTCTCCACCGGCGCCTGCATCGGACACGTGGGGCCCGAAGCTTTGGCCGGAGGACCGATTGGCAAGGTGCATGACGGCGATTTGATCGAAATTGTTATCGACCGCGAAGAATTGACCGGTACAATCAATTTGGTGGGACACGCAGAGGAAACCTTCGGGGCGGAGCAGGGGGCGGCACTGTTGGCTTCGCGAACTTCGCAACAACCACTCACCGCCGACGACAATCTCCCCGACGACACCCGTTTGTGGGCCTTGTTACAACAAGTCGGCGGCGGCACCTGGGGCGGCTGTGTCTACGACGTCGATGCCATTGAAGAAGTATTGCAAGCTGGAATGGAGTCGCTCAAGAAAAAACGCGATCACGCTGAAACTTAA